The Methylocaldum marinum genome includes the window ACGGCGTTGGCGAGCGCAGCGCGGTTCGGGCGATTGCCGAGCGCCGTCTCGCGGAACTGGAACAAAAAATCGCCGAACTCGACCGAGTCCGGCGGACTCTGGCCGGACTCGTCCAGGCCTGTGACGGCGCCGGTCCCGTATGCGGCTGCCCGATCATCGAAGCGGTCCTCGGCGACGATACCCTGGAATCAAAGCGCGACGATGCCACGCCAACAACATCATCATATACTGCCAAAAACCCATCCGGGGGAAAGAAACATGGTCACTCCTGAAGAAGCAAAACACCGGGCGGCCACGGCCT containing:
- a CDS encoding MerR family transcriptional regulator is translated as MLTIGKVAARAGISIDTVRFYERSGLLKKADRTEAGYRLYAADDVNRLKFIRRAKALGFSLEEVAELLALNDGVGERSAVRAIAERRLAELEQKIAELDRVRRTLAGLVQACDGAGPVCGCPIIEAVLGDDTLESKRDDATPTTSSYTAKNPSGGKKHGHS